One genomic segment of Erysipelotrichaceae bacterium 66202529 includes these proteins:
- a CDS encoding YfhO family protein, producing the protein MFHNWNKTEWIHRLILLILPLLFVALMLSQNDIYGSLTDWLSQHITFPDYFRMIFQETGQLFPDFSLNLGGGQNFAQYTYYGLLRPDVLISFFLPGIAMRDIIVTASICYMLLSIQLFYQWMKTKVKTPWILLFVSCLFALSGPLLFHSHRHIMFISYFPGLLLCLIGTDHYLERKKTFLLVTGVFFMIITSYFFSVAGLVVTGIYSIYAWMKRYPQGTWKAFFIYILKYIGWLLAGVLVSCFYLIPTAYAMLLQTRPALEHPSLAALFIPKTGFSAMLYDDYNIGLTAISIAAVVYGFVKKNKAGRLLSLFLLLIICIPLCQYVLSGMQYVRAKSLIPFLPLAVMLIGIMLEDWQHSEKKFPWWILIICLLQAFGLKSNRLKELFAADILLMLLLFLILRKTQWKKYFIVYLIVPAFVCMQLNVKEDFVTNTAMKKVTSATKTKLISKTLDTYPGLYRLDDASTSYSVNRVEDIRQFKTTQYSSNSNIDYNEFYYTIMKQPMLNRNHVIMSSVENPYFSGFMGVRFLYDQGKGKPNRYGYHTVLKKKTKFIEENENVMPLAYVSYDKISRRQFDSYSYPYSIEALYMNTVVEDDLPDVSFYQSVHKVKPSFTLSDISDNVKIEKVKKGMRIKSEGKGRMKLSLKEPLLANQLLIIRCNIADIEQGNSRDTTVAINRIHNKKTATSAVYASSKADFEYVIGDTNGLHDLTFEFTKGSYTLENFEFYISDASLMKARKAAVTEMKVKNTDGSLLSGNVNARDDGVFVTSIPYQKGLQIYIDGQKAAAKKVNTAFLGADIKQGNHLIEIRYTMPGKALGIFVSGGALAVLVIIWGWNRKKSWKLGKK; encoded by the coding sequence ATGTTTCATAACTGGAATAAAACGGAATGGATACATAGACTAATTCTGCTGATCTTGCCTTTGCTCTTTGTAGCTTTGATGCTGAGTCAAAATGATATTTATGGCTCTTTAACAGACTGGCTATCACAGCATATCACATTTCCTGATTACTTTCGAATGATATTTCAAGAGACAGGCCAGCTTTTCCCTGATTTTTCATTAAATCTTGGAGGCGGTCAGAACTTTGCTCAATATACATATTACGGATTGTTAAGACCAGATGTTCTGATTTCATTTTTCCTTCCAGGGATTGCGATGAGAGATATAATTGTTACAGCAAGTATATGTTATATGCTTCTATCCATTCAATTATTTTATCAATGGATGAAAACAAAAGTAAAGACACCTTGGATACTTTTATTTGTGAGCTGCTTATTTGCTCTTTCAGGGCCTTTGCTGTTTCATAGTCATAGACATATCATGTTTATCAGTTATTTTCCTGGATTGCTTCTGTGTCTGATTGGTACTGATCATTATCTGGAAAGGAAAAAAACTTTCCTGCTTGTGACTGGCGTCTTTTTCATGATTATTACCTCTTACTTTTTTAGTGTGGCTGGCTTAGTGGTAACAGGAATTTATAGCATTTATGCATGGATGAAGCGATATCCGCAGGGAACCTGGAAGGCATTCTTCATTTATATCCTGAAATATATAGGATGGCTTCTAGCCGGTGTACTCGTCTCCTGCTTTTATCTGATACCGACAGCCTACGCAATGCTTTTACAAACGCGTCCTGCATTGGAGCATCCTTCCCTGGCTGCATTATTTATCCCGAAAACCGGTTTTTCAGCGATGTTATATGATGATTATAATATTGGCTTAACCGCTATCAGCATAGCGGCAGTTGTATATGGCTTTGTGAAAAAAAATAAAGCAGGACGTTTATTATCCTTGTTTTTGCTGCTTATTATCTGCATTCCTCTATGCCAGTATGTACTAAGCGGAATGCAATACGTGAGAGCAAAATCTTTAATACCGTTTCTGCCATTGGCAGTTATGTTAATTGGTATCATGTTGGAGGATTGGCAGCATAGTGAGAAAAAATTTCCATGGTGGATTCTTATAATTTGTCTCCTTCAGGCATTTGGCTTGAAATCAAACAGATTGAAGGAATTGTTTGCTGCGGATATCCTGCTAATGCTGCTGCTGTTTCTGATATTAAGAAAAACGCAGTGGAAAAAATATTTCATTGTGTATCTCATTGTACCGGCTTTTGTTTGTATGCAATTAAATGTAAAGGAAGACTTTGTAACCAATACGGCTATGAAAAAGGTTACCAGTGCAACCAAAACAAAGCTGATCAGTAAGACGCTGGACACCTACCCAGGACTTTACAGACTGGATGATGCTTCAACATCGTACAGTGTTAACCGTGTAGAGGATATACGGCAGTTTAAAACAACACAATATTCCTCAAACAGCAACATCGATTATAACGAATTTTATTATACGATTATGAAGCAGCCAATGCTGAATCGAAATCATGTAATCATGTCAAGTGTTGAAAATCCTTATTTTTCTGGATTTATGGGTGTGCGCTTTTTGTATGATCAGGGAAAAGGGAAGCCTAATCGCTATGGATACCATACAGTATTAAAGAAGAAGACGAAATTCATAGAGGAAAACGAAAATGTCATGCCGTTAGCATATGTATCTTATGATAAGATAAGTCGTCGTCAATTTGATTCTTATTCATATCCATATTCTATAGAAGCATTATACATGAATACCGTAGTTGAGGATGATTTACCAGATGTATCCTTTTACCAATCGGTTCACAAAGTTAAGCCGTCATTTACACTTTCCGATATTTCAGATAACGTGAAAATAGAAAAAGTAAAAAAGGGAATGCGTATAAAGAGTGAGGGAAAAGGTCGTATGAAGCTTTCCCTTAAGGAGCCACTGTTAGCTAATCAACTGCTGATTATACGTTGCAATATAGCAGATATCGAGCAAGGGAATAGTAGGGATACCACTGTAGCAATCAATCGTATCCATAACAAAAAAACAGCAACCTCTGCAGTGTATGCAAGCAGCAAAGCTGATTTTGAATATGTGATTGGAGATACAAATGGATTGCATGATTTGACCTTCGAATTTACAAAAGGCTCCTATACCCTGGAGAATTTTGAATTTTATATCAGTGATGCATCCTTAATGAAAGCACGAAAAGCTGCTGTTACTGAAATGAAAGTTAAGAATACGGATGGTTCTTTGCTATCAGGGAATGTGAATGCCAGAGATGATGGGGTATTTGTGACCTCAATCCCTTATCAAAAGGGATTACAAATATATATTGATGGCCAAAAAGCTGCTGCTAAAAAGGTTAATACTGCCTTTCTAGGTGCCGATATCAAACAGGGAAACCACTTGATTGAAATACGGTATACAATGCCGGGGAAAGCTTTAGGAATATTTGTCAGTGGAGGAGCATTGGCGGTGCTTGTTATCATATGGGGCTGGAACAGAAAGAAAAGCTGGAAATTAGGAAAAAAATAG
- a CDS encoding GtrA family protein: MDEKKKNLIELINYIVVGGLTTLVNFIVYFFCTHVQLHYLIANVIAWVFAVLFAYVANRKYVFKSEGNDQKAEFMQFVSLRAVTLVVESLLLFLCIQLMSMNENIAKIIVSIVTVVGNYVFCKFMIFKPKAQE; encoded by the coding sequence ATGGACGAGAAGAAAAAGAATTTGATTGAGCTTATCAATTATATAGTAGTCGGAGGCTTGACAACACTGGTAAATTTTATTGTATATTTCTTCTGTACACATGTACAACTGCATTATCTGATTGCCAATGTAATCGCCTGGGTATTTGCAGTATTATTTGCATATGTAGCAAATAGAAAATACGTATTTAAAAGTGAAGGCAATGATCAGAAAGCGGAGTTCATGCAGTTTGTATCACTTCGTGCAGTGACATTGGTGGTAGAGAGCCTGCTGCTGTTTCTATGTATTCAGCTCATGTCCATGAATGAGAACATCGCGAAGATTATTGTAAGTATTGTGACAGTTGTAGGAAATTATGTATTTTGCAAATTTATGATTTTTAAGCCAAAAGCACAGGAATAA